The following are encoded together in the Pithys albifrons albifrons isolate INPA30051 chromosome 5, PitAlb_v1, whole genome shotgun sequence genome:
- the SPARCL1 gene encoding SPARC-like protein 1 isoform X2 produces MKAVALFICLVGSAFAIPSHPINHKLRTRGWKTPEKTEDIHPEASKEKNPGYVDKGDLLPSHRNLKPEASVPGAEHRDEPQTIRKHGRTGSEHHVKNSLKSINFLVLHNKLGQASDNQDGDSGSSSREQSSSEHYQLRHGKHGNAANQHLMGNADHPVHALGLDREHNTWKYNKNTVGLPEKNSESDEEESVEEEDEEWGEETGYREIKHKGHQSKQGDRYKRQQNENSMQSDEVPRDSSQPTGITKRHGDRLDLEEELRENRQKKPYKEEIPLSKKNHNEDQDGKQQSQERKDNIQVNYQSDRDTVVKIEDTEDGNDDDGHDSGDIDREEYLSNTWKEAAYEEEEKIQSNDQESTSTEHEGEGMTEDDAAVHTETEDYQNVKIKDLIHSEQDDYEPPNSDSKQQLKMHSSVQSMNSIKSEDKVKTMGSSNGEMESVNNRSEQALLDPCWNFHCKRGKVCHVDKQGKPHCICQDPAACPSTKDYEHVCGTDNKTYDGTCQLFGTKCQLEGTKMGRQLHLDYMGSCKYIPPCTDYEVDQFPLRMRDWLKNILMQYYERDLNNSGILTEKQRIKIRKIYQNEKRLVAGDHTVELLLHDFEKNYHMYVYPVHWQFHQLDQHPVDRLLIHSELAPLRASLVPMEHCITRFFQECDGDHDKLIDLKEWCHCFGIKEEDVNENLLF; encoded by the exons ATGAAGGCTGTAGCTCTCTTCATTTGTCTTGTAGGATCAGCTTTTGCTATTCCA AGCCATCCCATAAACCACAAGCTCAGAACTCGTGGATGGAAAACTCCTGAAAAG acCGAAGACATTCATCCTGAAGCCTCAAAGGAAAAGAACCCAGGATACGTAGACAAGGGTGATTTGCTGCCCAGTCACAGAAACTTAAAACCAGAGGCATCAGTACCAGGCGCTGAGCACAGGGATGAGCCCCAGACCATTAGGAAACATGGAAGAACTGGTAGTGAGCATCACGTGAAAAACAGCCTAAAAAGCATCAATTTCCTTGTATTGCACAATAAACTAGGTCAGGCTTCTGATAATCAGGACGGTGACTCTGGGAGCAGTAGCAGAGAACAGTCCAGCTCTGAGCATTACCAGCTCAGGCATGGGAAACACGGCAACGCAGCCAACCAACACCTTATGGGCAATGCAGACCACCCAGTGCATGCTCTCGGTCTTGATCGTGAGCATAACACGTggaaatacaacaaaaatacaGTTGGCCTGcctgaaaaaaacagtgaaagcGATGAAGAAGAAAGTGTGGAAGAAGAAGATGAGGAATGGGGTGAAGAAACTGGTTACAGAGAGATAAAGCACAAAGGCCACCAGAGTAAGCAAGGTGATCGATACAAaagacagcaaaatgaaaatagtaTGCAATCTGATGAAGTCCCGAGAGATTCCAGCCAACCAACTGGGATAACCAAGAGACATGGTGACAGATTGGACCTAGAGGAAGAATTGAGGGAGAACAGGCAAAAGAAGCCCTATAAAGAAGAAATccctctctcaaaaaaaaatcataatgaaGATCAGGATGGCAAACAGCAAAGTCAGGAGAGGAAAGACAATATTCAAGTAAACTATCAGAGTGATCGTGACACAGTGGTCAAAATAGAAGATACAGAGGATGGTAATGATGATGATGGTCATGACAGTGGTGATATTGATCGTGAGGAATATCTCAGCAACACCTGGAAAGAAGCAGCCtatgaagaagaggagaaaatccAGAGTAATGACCAGGAGAGCACCAGTACTGAGCATGAAGGGGAAGGAATGACTGAAGATGATGCTGCAGTTCATACAGAGACTGAGGATTACCAAAATGTCAAGATTAAAGACCTTATTCACTCTGAACAAGATGATTATGAGCCACCTAATTCTGACAGCAAACAACAACTGAAAATGCATAGCTCCGTTCAGAGTATGAATTCAATCAAAAGTGAAGATAAG GTTAAGACTATGGGCAGCTCCAACGGTGAGATGGAAAGTGTCAACAACAGAAGCGAGCAGGCTCTCCTGG ATCCGTGTTGGAACTTCCACTGCAAAAGAGGTAAAGTCTGCCATGTGGACAAACAAGGGAAACCCCACTGTATTTGCCAAgatcctgctgcctgcccttccACCAAAGACTATGAGCAT GTTTGTGGTACGGATAACAAGACTTATGATGGCACATGTCAACTCTTTGGCACCAAATGTCAACTGGAAGGGACAAAAATGGGACGCCAGCTGCACCTGGACTATATGGGCTCTTGTAAAT ACATCCCCCCCTGTACTGACTATGAAGTGGATCAGTTTCCCCTCCGGATGCGAGACTGGCTCAAAAACATCCTCATGCAGTATTATGAACGTGATCTGAACAATTCTGGAATTctaacagaaaagcaaaggattAAG ATCAGAAAAATCTACCAGAATGAGAAGCGCCTTGTGGCTGGTGACCACACAgttgagctgctcctgcacGACTTCGAGAAAAATTATCACATGTATGTGTATCCTGTGCACTGGCAGTTTCATCAGCTTGATCAGCACCCTGTtgacag ATTATTAATACACTCGGAGCTCGCGCCTTTGAGAGCCTCCCTTGTTCCCATGGAACACTGCATAACTCGTTTCTTCCAAGAGTGTGATGGAGACCATGACAAACTCATTGATTTGAAGGAATGGTGCCACTGCTTTGGGATTAAAGAAG AAGATGTAAATGAAAATCTCCTTTTCTGA
- the SPARCL1 gene encoding SPARC-like protein 1 isoform X1: protein MKAVALFICLVGSAFAIPSHPINHKLRTRGWKTPEKTEDIHPEASKEKNPGYVDKGDLLPSHRNLKPEASVPGAEHRDEPQTIRKHGRTGSEHHVKNSLKSINFLVLHNKLGQASDNQDGDSGSSSREQSSSEHYQLRHGKHGNAANQHLMGNADHPVHALGLDREHNTWKYNKNTVGLPEKNSESDEEESVEEEDEEWGEETGYREIKHKGHQSKQGDRYKRQQNENSMQSDEVPRDSSQPTGITKRHGDRLDLEEELRENRQKKPYKEEIPLSKKNHNEDQDGKQQSQERKDNIQVNYQSDRDTVVKIEDTEDGNDDDGHDSGDIDREEYLSNTWKEAAYEEEEKIQSNDQESTSTEHEGEGMTEDDAAVHTETEDYQNVKIKDLIHSEQDDYEPPNSDSKQQLKMHSSVQSMNSIKSEDKVKTMGSSNGEMESVNNRSEQALLDPCWNFHCKRGKVCHVDKQGKPHCICQDPAACPSTKDYEHVCGTDNKTYDGTCQLFGTKCQLEGTKMGRQLHLDYMGSCKYIPPCTDYEVDQFPLRMRDWLKNILMQYYERDLNNSGILTEKQRIKIRKIYQNEKRLVAGDHTVELLLHDFEKNYHMYVYPVHWQFHQLDQHPVDRLLIHSELAPLRASLVPMEHCITRFFQECDGDHDKLIDLKEWCHCFGIKEGKHKRTGRCT from the exons ATGAAGGCTGTAGCTCTCTTCATTTGTCTTGTAGGATCAGCTTTTGCTATTCCA AGCCATCCCATAAACCACAAGCTCAGAACTCGTGGATGGAAAACTCCTGAAAAG acCGAAGACATTCATCCTGAAGCCTCAAAGGAAAAGAACCCAGGATACGTAGACAAGGGTGATTTGCTGCCCAGTCACAGAAACTTAAAACCAGAGGCATCAGTACCAGGCGCTGAGCACAGGGATGAGCCCCAGACCATTAGGAAACATGGAAGAACTGGTAGTGAGCATCACGTGAAAAACAGCCTAAAAAGCATCAATTTCCTTGTATTGCACAATAAACTAGGTCAGGCTTCTGATAATCAGGACGGTGACTCTGGGAGCAGTAGCAGAGAACAGTCCAGCTCTGAGCATTACCAGCTCAGGCATGGGAAACACGGCAACGCAGCCAACCAACACCTTATGGGCAATGCAGACCACCCAGTGCATGCTCTCGGTCTTGATCGTGAGCATAACACGTggaaatacaacaaaaatacaGTTGGCCTGcctgaaaaaaacagtgaaagcGATGAAGAAGAAAGTGTGGAAGAAGAAGATGAGGAATGGGGTGAAGAAACTGGTTACAGAGAGATAAAGCACAAAGGCCACCAGAGTAAGCAAGGTGATCGATACAAaagacagcaaaatgaaaatagtaTGCAATCTGATGAAGTCCCGAGAGATTCCAGCCAACCAACTGGGATAACCAAGAGACATGGTGACAGATTGGACCTAGAGGAAGAATTGAGGGAGAACAGGCAAAAGAAGCCCTATAAAGAAGAAATccctctctcaaaaaaaaatcataatgaaGATCAGGATGGCAAACAGCAAAGTCAGGAGAGGAAAGACAATATTCAAGTAAACTATCAGAGTGATCGTGACACAGTGGTCAAAATAGAAGATACAGAGGATGGTAATGATGATGATGGTCATGACAGTGGTGATATTGATCGTGAGGAATATCTCAGCAACACCTGGAAAGAAGCAGCCtatgaagaagaggagaaaatccAGAGTAATGACCAGGAGAGCACCAGTACTGAGCATGAAGGGGAAGGAATGACTGAAGATGATGCTGCAGTTCATACAGAGACTGAGGATTACCAAAATGTCAAGATTAAAGACCTTATTCACTCTGAACAAGATGATTATGAGCCACCTAATTCTGACAGCAAACAACAACTGAAAATGCATAGCTCCGTTCAGAGTATGAATTCAATCAAAAGTGAAGATAAG GTTAAGACTATGGGCAGCTCCAACGGTGAGATGGAAAGTGTCAACAACAGAAGCGAGCAGGCTCTCCTGG ATCCGTGTTGGAACTTCCACTGCAAAAGAGGTAAAGTCTGCCATGTGGACAAACAAGGGAAACCCCACTGTATTTGCCAAgatcctgctgcctgcccttccACCAAAGACTATGAGCAT GTTTGTGGTACGGATAACAAGACTTATGATGGCACATGTCAACTCTTTGGCACCAAATGTCAACTGGAAGGGACAAAAATGGGACGCCAGCTGCACCTGGACTATATGGGCTCTTGTAAAT ACATCCCCCCCTGTACTGACTATGAAGTGGATCAGTTTCCCCTCCGGATGCGAGACTGGCTCAAAAACATCCTCATGCAGTATTATGAACGTGATCTGAACAATTCTGGAATTctaacagaaaagcaaaggattAAG ATCAGAAAAATCTACCAGAATGAGAAGCGCCTTGTGGCTGGTGACCACACAgttgagctgctcctgcacGACTTCGAGAAAAATTATCACATGTATGTGTATCCTGTGCACTGGCAGTTTCATCAGCTTGATCAGCACCCTGTtgacag ATTATTAATACACTCGGAGCTCGCGCCTTTGAGAGCCTCCCTTGTTCCCATGGAACACTGCATAACTCGTTTCTTCCAAGAGTGTGATGGAGACCATGACAAACTCATTGATTTGAAGGAATGGTGCCACTGCTTTGGGATTAAAGAAGGTAAACATAAAAGAACAGGCAGATGTACCTGA